The genomic interval ctcctcttcctcctgcagctgctgcttcctcctcttcctcctgcagctgctgcttcctcctcttcctcctgcagcttatgctccctcctcttcttccagtCATGATCTCATGCTCTTTGTCTGTGGACACCATTTAAAACGAGATCCGTGCATCCTCCCACCAAGACTCATGTCATCTGTTCAATAACCAACCTTATGAAACAGaaccttatgaaaccacactaAACTTCACaggatccagatttttgtttggcTGAGACAAAAGCAAAGTTAAATCTGAATCTCACATTCATCTTAAATTGACCTCATGTCGAGGAGAAAAAGGCGAAGAAGAGATTTGATCTGATTTTTCCTCTGAGCCGTCAAGTCTCGGTCAAACCTCACATTTCAAACaactcttttgttttgttgttttagagAAATTCCATCAGTGAAcgtcttttctctgcagctctgaatTTACCGCACTCGCTTTGATGTCGATTGACCAATCGCAGCGGCTCGTTTCCCTGCCCGCTCCCGTGCACGTGAACTATATCCTGCATGCTGTCTAATGAACGAGGAATGCCGAGCGCTATCTGGAAGATAagttctgctcctctgctcacaGGAGGAGTTTACTTCGAGGCCTCGGCCAGAGAGAACCACGAAGGAGTCCACGGCgccttcctccatctctgccaGGAGGTGGggcttgtttgttgttgctaAAGATGGTTGTCGATGTGCAGAATCTATATCAGCATGGATCTGTCGGAGTAATCGGAGATGATGCCCAGAGGATCATTTTATCTGAGTGTGTTTATGCTGTCAGTTTCCTTTGTGGTATTTAAAGCAGCAGATTCCTGTTTGATGTCAGAGGCTTTGAACTAATGAGGCTGTGTTCACTTTGAGAAACTTTGCTGTAACACacgtagaaaagaaaaagaaggatcATTCGATGCAGCTTTAAATTCTTAAATTAGTTATTGGACATTCTCGATTAGTTGTAACAAATCAAATATCCCTCTGACGCCCTGAGGTGTTTAACTTGGTCCCGACCTCTCGTCCTCCAGGTGATCCGAGCTCTGGGAGGAGGAAACGGCGAGAAGAGGCGAGGCGGCCTCCACCTGGCTCGACCCAAATCCCCCAACAtgcaggagctgaagaggaggTTCAGGCAGGTCCTCTCCTCCAAGGTCAAGTCGGCCACAACTCTCTGATCTCAGCGGGACAAATGATCGAAAACAAGATCccgacagagacagagacagtcaGAGCTTCATCGGAAGATCAAAGTCGTGCATTTTTCTTTGAAGGAGAATTACGAGATGTGTTAATGGCGGGAAAACGCACAGATGAACTTCAGGAGAGAACAAGTCGTCGTCTGCGGAGAGATGAGTAAAGACAAAGACTGAATCTTTAAGGCAGCTGAGCTCGTCTCTGTGTTTTTGGACGAGAGTCACAAGTGGACGTGAGAAGAGCTGATGATCAGAGCACACGTCGCAGACTGAGAATCAGACAACGTGATGGATATCGAGCTTCTCTGCAAACCTCTGAACACGTGAGGAGCCCGATCCTCCGAACGCCGACGTCATCATGTCTCAGTTTCCTTCAGGCTGAAAAGTGAATTTAATCCATCAAATCAATAAAGAATTACTGAATTCAACCAATCAGATTTCAAGGAAATAGCAGATGTTGCTCAAGACTTTATTTCAGGTTCAGTTTGTCATTgatatttttatgtttgagaCTTTTTGGGGCTTTCtttatagaaataaatgatCCTTAAGATAAGTCGATGCCTCATCTGAAACttgactgaattaaaaaaactaatttcacttTACACGATTACTCTCAAATAAAAGATTTGATTGCATTTATTTGActtatttagtttaatttaactttaacacTGTTTGATGTGTCTCAGCTGCCGTCGGATTTGTTTTAAACCATCAAATCATTCACCGAATTCTTAAAGATCTGACTGGAGGTCAAAGTAATCACTTCACAGCGTGTTTGAAAATCCACGTGACTCGTTCAGAAGCTCTACTTTACTTCTGCACGACAGCTCGAAGTAAAGAATCGAAACTGAAGTTGTGATCGTTGCTTTAATGGGAATGTTTCATTTCTATTGTTTTAACAGGGACAAAGGTTTTAGTGTCGTGTGGAGTTAATGTAGCTGAACAGGCTTTTTCCTTTCCAACAAGAGGAACTATCTGGACCAGTCgcaacaatgtgtgtgtgtctgtgtgtgtgtgtgtgtgtgtgtgtgtgtgtgtgtgtgtgtgtgtgtgtgtctgtgtgtgttctgctgttCTCATGACCTCTCTCTTatactgagacacacacaaaaaaagattcCCAGTGAAGACAAATTCCACAGCATCTGGAATTTCTTTCATGGTCCCTGAACCACCACTCAGACCCTttctacacagacacacacagacacacacagacacacactttttaaaaaaaagctctgcCGACCCTGACTCGTGACCTTTTGCCCTTTGACCTGTAAAAAGCAGCAGGACTCCATCAGAGTCTGGAAACGAAGATAAGATGAAGCCGATCGTCTCGCTCACTGTGGACAAGAATCCGCTGATGGGGTTTTTGCTAAATACCGAAACAAAATACAGGCGAGGGAGAAAAGATATGTTTCGTATTTTCTGCTACTTTATGTTCAATTTCCTTTTGAAATCCAAACttaaatccccccccctcacacaccaTGTGGCTCTTAAACACCTCCTTCCTGTGTTGCCACTGGAACAAGTGCTCCTACATCTCAAGTGAACGACGACCTAcctccctttctcttcctcaaAGCCAGCAGCCGTCTCACAACAAGCTTTAAATGAGACTTTATTTGATGGACGAAGAAGTAATGTGACATTTACGAGGCTGCATTTGGAAAAACGCAGCCTCGGCGAAACGTTCCCTTTTTGGGTAACGGCTGGGAACGCTCGGGTTTCTGGTTTCTGCTCTGGACGTttaggaaaacacagaaatcaaaaTAACTTTGATAATGTTAGAAAATACTGATCGAACACAATCCTGCTCCACAGCCGTGTAGATCGCTGAGAGGATCTTTGCCAGGCCGAAGCCCAAAACATCAGATCGTccgtgtttgtgttgaatcGCACAGATTTCTTGTTTGAATTTAGAGGAATTGTTTGACTCTCAGAGATTCTAATGACGACAGAAAGAGAACGTCTGTGTTTATTCATGCACGTGCACAAGGGAGATGCAGTGCACGTGATATGTATGGTCTTGTTTCTGGGATATATGACAAATATATCCCAGAAACTCAGGATAATCCGTCTCAAGACCAGGGTGGATTTGGTGAATCCGAGCAGGGACTTTTTCGGGGGTTAAAAGATTTCCTGGAACTTAAGTTGATGTGATCCCTGGAGTTCCAGCAAAGGTTCCTGGTTCCTGGGGAAAGTTCCTGTGGTGAATACACAAAGAAAAGCCACTAAACACAAGCATATCGGTGTTCTTGTTCTGTGGGAAAGCacttcagcagcagtgtggaagacatTAAccagctgtctgtgtgtgtgtgtctgtgtgtgtgtgtgtgtgtgtctgtgtgtgtgtgttaatgccCCAGTGCCCTGGTCTGTTATCTGTAGGAGGCGGCAGGAAGTTACAGTCCCGTCTGGGATGAAACCAAGGCCCTgaacccagagagagagagagagagagtcacagaggaaagagagaagaggagtctaagaaaaataaatcaacatgattattaaagagacagagagttgacagaacacagggaggaagaggaggagagaggatatCGGGCGCTGAAAGGAAGACGAAGTCCGACAGATAAAAATGAGACAGAACATCGGAGACTTATCAGCTCGTTTGTGCAGACGTGAAACAAACCGTCATGTCGGCTTTCAGCACGAGACGAGATCGCAGACGTCCACTCTGCGATCTCTCCGGGTGACGGATGAATGTCGCTGAGAAAGGCCCACGCTTTTAAATAACGTCTCAAACAAGCGGAATGAACAGGACTTGAAAAGTACAAGATGGCCGCGCTCGTATCCAAGTGTCTTGGCTTCGGTTttgcatcatccatctttgtttataGTCTGTGGGCTTGAATCCCCAGACAACCAGACGCCCCCCCTCAGCAGATCGTAGGTGTTCAGTGTGAGTGAAGGGCAGCACTCGTGCTTATCTGATTcttaaagatgaaaataaacattagaAATACATCAGTGAGGACATGAGGTCACCAAATcaagacagacagaggtttgAGATAGATGGCAGAGCGGACGGCCCACGTCCGGAGACTTGAGTCCTCCTTGCAGCAGCCGCAGGTTCGAGTCCGTCCTcacccatctttatatacagtccttaatctttgtttttgtcgttttctccagagttcatgcaAGAACAATATCTGAGGTCTGCTGTCTCTATTTTTAGCTCCGGCTCCCAGTGGGAAGCTCATTTACTCatttcccttcctcttcctcttctccggACTTTACAGGTCATTCAAACCACAGAACTTAACCACAGCTGAATCACAGTCGTGTTCTAAAGCTGCAGTTTGGTTTCTATCACATCCTCCCCCGACAGTTTATTTCCCTCCGTGTCGCTGCCTCTCGCTCACTGGCTTCAagataatgatttaaaaaaggttttgattAATCACCAGAAATTCTGTGTTGCAACAGCTGCCTGGAATCTTTTCCAGATAAGAACCTCGAGAATTCTGTTCTTGACAGTAAATAGGAGGCTGATCGATGGGTTTTTGCTGCTCATTAAATAACTGGTGgataaaagattttaaagatCCTCAAGTTTCCTTAACAAATAACAACTGCAACTACAGCaactttaagtgtgtgtgtgtgtgtggttgtgggggagggtgtgtgtgtgtgtgtgtgtctgtgctatTCTAGCCGCCTGCTGCTATCTGATGTCGTGATAAAGCTTCGTGAGCCAAAGAAAGTCGACCATCGCAGCCAAGGTGAATGAAAAACAGACACGAAGTGCATTtgaggcacaaacacaaatgttgtgtTAACTGTCTAAGTGTGTTTGGGTGTTTACCACTGGCTCCTCTCCAGTTTGTTGGTCTGTCCGACACGCCTCGGCCTCTCGGCCTCTCCAAGACAAACAGGCTGAGGGGAGTCAGAGCGAAGTCAGGGGATGAGTCATGCTGATTTATCAAACACATCGTGGGGAGGAAATCCTCTGAGCGAGGTCGACTCTGTGAAACTCACGTTACACAACTCACTTGTCCCGACGAGGCTTTAGTGCTGCTGAGCCCCGTGAGACCCGTTTATTTCTAATACACGCACGTTCCGGCTGCGTGCGGCGGCTTCTGGGTGGCACCAGGGTTTTATTCGTCCTTATTCTTCATTCATGTCACTGCGCTTTCCTGCATTTCTGACTTCTCATGGCTCCGTCTTTGATGCGCGGTCAAATTTCCGGCCACATCAGATAAGGGGAGACTTTTTTTAGCCGGACTTGAGGCGGAGGAGAAAGGCTCTGAGTGGATGTTTCAACACACGTCAATGTGGAACCGGCTGCGCTTTAAAAACCGTCTGTTCTGGAGAAGAAGTAAAGAAAGTCAGTGGGAATCAGGACCCAGAGCTTGTTACAACTCATAAGTTACAATAAGTGTTTACGAAGTTCAGATTTTCAGTTGCACGTTAAGTTAATCGCAAGCACCAAGTgtagccaggctagctgtttccccctgcttccagtctttatgctaagctaagctaattaaCGTGAATAAACCTCGGAATTGGGACATTTGACGAAAAAGTTAAAGCGCATCTTTAAAAACTCATGATATCTTCCTAATTCTAACCAAgatgtatttaatgttttgaaTCAGACCAAGTCGTTatcaaattattaatatttctgtttctaAAAGCACAAGAGAAACAGATTTGAACCATTATGATGCCTCTTATTCTTAAAGGCTGTGGTTTCTTCAGTATGTGGTGCCGCCCTGTGGAGCCCTgtacgctgctgctgctgtcaccagTGATGTAATGTGGAAACTTGTTTTGTCCCGTCCGGGGCCCCGGCGGTCAGGCCCCTGCAGCTCGCCCCGAGGTGCCGGTCAGTCTTGAGTTCGAGGGGCCCTTCGTCTGCGACCGCCAAGTGACTGCGTTTCATAAAGATAAGTGGCGTTCAGAAAAAAGAAGGAGCACATGATCAATTCAAAGAGTCGCATGGCAGAGACTGTCATCACCTGGATATAAGGGGGTACAGTAACCTGCAGGTGAACTCTGCTTCAGTCAGGATGAACAGAAATATACTAAATATCTGTTTTACAATTAAAATCTAGTCATGAGATTCACAGAGATTATTTGCTTTTGCAACAATTTTGTCAATAAAGTTTTCGTGCCTGCTTGTTTATCTTAAATCTGTCTTGTATCAGTTAAAGTGGGTTTGGTTTGGGGAGGGATTCTACATGTTTATATTAATATGTGTTTGTCTTGATGTATTTAAAACATGACTCCCGTGTCCAAGCGACTGTTGTGGACCAGTTGAAagactttttgtattttcagtttggACGTTTGGACGTTTGGACGTTTGgactttgttttgtgtgtttggacaATCAGCCCTCGGCAGAGGTCTGTGCTCTGAGTGCCCGTCGAGCATTAACATTATTTTAAGTTTCTCACGGttcatctgttgtgttgtgtaactCGGTGTCTTCGCTGTCCATCACGCTCAGGGAAACGACCACATTCCAAATCCATGAGgcctttctgttttcctctaaCTGGATTGTTTGACCCCTGGAGAGGCTCCTCGCCGACCGGTCCACTTTCCCAAGTCACCGCTTTTAATTCAATTTggttttagatttaaaacacaaaccaaacatcGCACATCATGGCCTCCGTCACGGATTGATTCCCTACTTGATTATTCCACATAACTGGGCTTGAACCAGTGAAACACTGTGGAGTTACAGGGCGTTAAAGCAGCATCGGTCTGAATGTGTGCGTTAATGGAGTCACTGGGTTCATCTGGTAGGATTAGACCTCCACATCTGGACGGATTCGTCTTGGTTTGGACATAAAGATACAGAAGATATAAAACCGGGGGTCGACTCTCTTGTCCAAACAGTTTGGAAAGTTGCCTTTAGCGTCGACTCGTGAAAACAATCTGTAGTTTGCCGGAGGTTGTTTGTAATTTGGGGGGAAAATTCAATCAGCCGTGTGTTTGAGCCGGGGAAAGGGCGATTCATTTTATCAGCATGAATCCATCAGCCCAGTTGACCCTGCAGACGTGCGCAGCTCGTTCTGCCACATTGTGCAACGCCTTGTAACGTTTTTATCGCCTCAGAGGGACGAGAGCAAACCAAACTCTGCTTCTATGTTGACACAAAGTTGAAACCTCTTTATTTCCAGGAACTTCCACCACAGGACGTTTTCTTTCTGTCCGGGAATAAAGAGGCTGGtcggtgtgtttctgtgttgctgctgcccCCTAGCGTCCAGAGGAGCATCGTGCTGTTTGgtgcctctgccaaggaggaggtgggatttcCCACcagtttatttgtcagcaggatttttCGCTTCCTTAGAATTGCATCGTCAcatttccagggaataattcacagatctttatttacaaattaGATATATTGATTAGGTGGATATTCATCAATGGTTTTGGTAAATTCAGTGCAGATCCGAAGTTGTCATGAAGTTATAATCTTAATACACGAAGGATCTCTCACACATGATAGATTAAAGTTGTCACATTTGTACTTTGCACAAGGtcaaatttccattttctgactctgtgtttattatatttgttacaaaattacagaaagtaaatataaatgttgagGAAAAGTCTGATGAGTCAGTCATGATGACATTTGGACTCGTGACGAGATGTGAAACAACTACATCTTTATCATGATCATTTTCACTTCTCAGTCTACGTGGCTTAAACCTACAAAGGATTTGGATTTGATATAATCTGACAGGACAGGTCGCACACTTgtaggtcacacacacacacacacacacacacacacacagacacacacacagatgagctGCGAACCTTCCAGAGATGCACCTTCATCTGTGTTACGTGTATGGACGAGCCTGTGTCTGCTCCTGAACGTGAGGAGGTGATTCAGGGGGTCTTCCTCagaccttcctcctcctggttcctcTGAGCTCTGGAGATGCGACACCAGCACCGTGCTGTCATCTCAACACCTCACACATGGCGGACGAATCTACATCAGACAaatctgctgctcctctcttctcctcttctcctccactccatccatccctccgtGGCCTCCTGAGGTTCCTCCTGGTTCTCCTGTGTCTGCTCCCCCGCCCGGCTCAGGCAGCCTGGTTCAAGGTCGGGGTGGTGGGACCGTGGGGATGTGACCCTCTGTTCGCCAAGGCCCTTCCCCATGTGGCAGCGCAGCTCGCCGTCAACCGCATCAACAGGGACCCGTCTCTGTCCTACGCTGCCACGTTTGATTACACCGTGCTGCAGGTAGGCTGCTCATCTGACTGCttgcttcattcattcatttgattaattgaCTTATTGGAACTTCCTCTTCAGGAGCCGTGTGAGACGTCCAGAGCGCTGGAGGCGTTCATGGGTTTCCACGCCAAGGCCTCGGGGTACATCGGGCCGGTCAACCCCGGCTACTGTGACGCTGCATCAATGCTGAGCAAAGGCTGGAACAAGGTAGGTGTGAATGGTAGTTTGCAGATAGATATCCTGTCTTCTCCTGCTTGGACAGATCCGATTAGATCTTGTCTTTGCTCCTCCAGGCTTTGTTTCCTTGGGGCTGTGTTGGCTACGAGCTGGATGACGTCCGGAGCCACCCGACCTTCGCTCGCTCCATGGCGAGGCCCACGTGGGTGCTGCTCAGCATCATGCATTACTTCAGGTGGGCGCACGTGgccatcatctcctcctcggACGGCATCTGGATGGAGACGGCCACCAAGGTTTggatttgcttttatttctgaCGCTGACAAAGAGAAACTGCTGTTGACAGAGGAATCCAAACTCTCCCTTTGTTGTCTCGGTCCTGTTCAGGTCGCTGATTCGCTGAGAAGCCACGGTCTGCCGGTCAGACTGGTCAGTTTCATGGAGAACACTCCTCACGGCATCAGGCGAACTCTGGCCAAGGTTCGAAAGATGAGTGAAATACGAGGTGGGAACTGGTTTACCCCGGCAGAAGATTTGCTCTGCGTGTCTGGACAAAATAACACTTGATATCTTGGACATTCCTCAAGGACACAGTGTTTAAAACTTAGTATCTTGTCTTGTCCTAGTCGTGGTCCTGTGCATGCACTCGGCGCTGATCGGCGGCACCGTCCAGAAGCTCCTGCTGGAGACGGCCTACGACATGCAGATGACTGACGGCTCCCTGGTCTTTGTGCCGTACGACACTTTGCTCTACAGCCTCCCCTACCGCAACGTCACCTACCCGGCTCTGAAGAGCAACAGCAAGCTGCTGAGGGCCTACGACGCCGTGCTGACCGTCACCATCGAGTCGCCCCAGACGTCGTTCTACGAGGCCTACAGAGAGGCCATGGAGACGGGGGAGGTGGCGAGGACGCTGAAGCCACAGCAGGTGATGCAAGGAGCTGGAGACGAATCACGTGTGCTGCTTTTAGTGAGTGTGTCTGAGCTGAACTCTGTGACCTGCAGGTGTCTCCTCTCTTCGGGACCATCTACAGCTCCATCCTCTTCATGGCTCATGCGGTGCATCGTGTTCGGCAGTCGGGGGAGTGGATGTCTGGCGGCAACCTGGCGAGACACACCCACAATCTGGCCTTTCAGGTACTGAGAAGACTGAGAGACTGAAACAAGTTTGTCCCCTTTGTCCATAAAGAtgagaaatgtgtcttttgaaTTTTCATGCCATACAATTAAATGTGGCTggactgaaaataaacattaaaaagacaaatatttataatattttcatGCAGTATCTTATCAACGTTTCAGGGGTTCAGTCACCCGATTAAAACCAACGACTCTGGAGCAGCTCTGCTGGAATATCTCATCCTGGACACAGACGGTCTCTCCTCGGAGCTGAAGCCAGTGTACAGGTACAAGAGGGATAATTAAGTTCATATACAAGGTGATACAGGGATGCACAGAGAGATGATTCATATAAGAGGGTTGTGTCAGCAGTTGCATTAATAACGATCATATTAATTGATGACAGGATCGACATGGAGGTCGGGATGGTGCGATTCCTGGGTCGAGACATCCACTTCCCCCGAGGCTACGGACCCAGGAGAGACTCCTCCTGCTGGTTCACTCCTGGAGTCATCTGCTCGGGGGGTGAGAGCTTCACTCTGGATAATCTTTCTATGTAGTCTTATTTATTTCTTCCCTTTATTTTCAAACCAAGATCTTCTTGTTCTGTTCCAGGTGTGGATCTGCTCACGGCCATCAGGATGTTCCTCGGAGCGATCTTCTTCTCTGTCGTCTCTGTGGCGTTGATTTACTGCGTCAGGTACAAATCTATGTCCAGCCTGAAAAGTCTTGAGTATCAATATAGACTAGAACTATTATTTTCCGGCATAATAACTAGAGAAGTTTGATGTTATCGTCGAGTTTCACatgtctcctcctgctctcttgTTGCCTAGGCGACGCATCAATCAGATTCTCCTGGTCAAGAGTCCAAACAAAATCTTACTGACTCTGGCAGATGTCACATTCATAAACCCGTCGCTTAGCAACAAGGTCAGCCTCTGCTTGACATCTCCTCTAGAGTCCAACTTTTTACTTGTCTCcggtgattgattgattgttacATTTTTGAAATTACTCAACAAACATCACACCCTGAACTCGCGTCTGCACAGAAGCTGAGTCGGGACGACAGCAGAACCAGTGGCATGAGGAGCGTGTCGGACCGCAGCCTCACCTCACCAGTGTCCACCATGACCCCGGCCACCTATGAGAACTCCAACGTGGTCATTTACGAGGTGATGTCAGTTTAATGTTTGACAACATCCCACAGTCCTTATTCTCCATCATTATCCTTGAGTTTAcctgtgaaagtgaaaatatgtcaaatattgGCAGAACCAGTTTAATTTGGCATCTTGAAGAAGCTGTTTCCTTATGAAactatttctgtttcatttgtgttcCTCTCCCTCAGGGTGACTGGGCCTGGCTGAAGAGACTCCCTGATGGGACGTTCAGCAGAATCAACCCCAAAACCAGTGACGTGTTTGAACTGGTACGtcatgttgttgctgtgaaaCAAAGTGGAATTCATTActttaaaatttgaattaattCAACAAAGTTTGCAGATGAAGGACATGCGTCACGAGAACATCAATCCCTTCCTGGGCTTCTTTCACGACTGTGGCGTGTTCGCCATCGTGACGGAGTTCTGCTCCAGAGGAAGCTTGGAGGACCTGCTGCTGAATGATGACGTGAAGCTGGACTGGATGTTCAagtcctctctgctgctggatcTCATCAAGGTCCATATAAAGTAGATGGAGATGCACTTGGAAAACTTCTCAGGGCTACTTGACCAGGTACATGACTCCATCCTGTCTGCTGCCCCCCCCTCAGGGTATGAAGTACCTCCACCACCGCGGAGTGTCCCACGCTCGTCTGAAGTCCGGGAACTGTGTGGTGGACGGACGCTTTGTCCTGAAGATCACAGACTTCGGTTACAACGAGGTTCTGGAGTCTCAGAGGTTCCCTTACATCGAACCACCCGCAGAGCGTGAGCGAACAGATCAGGGTCACATTCACCTTGTCCAAGTGGAGACGTGTGTACGTTTCCACAACAGAACCAAGGTAATACGGTTCTGTGTCTTCCAGAGTTGCTGTGGACGGCTCCAGAGATCCTGAGGAGCGGGCAGCCGGGGCTTCACGGGACTCTGACCGGTGACGTGTTCAGCTTTGCCATCATCATGCAGGAGGTGGTGATCAGAGGACCTCCGTTCTGCATGCTGGACCTCTCCGCTGCAGGTCCGGGAACTGCATCCTGATTCTGAAAATGCTAAATgcactgtttcttttcttataTCTATATAGACCCTCATTACTTGTTGATGCACTGATCCCTGCAGCCAAAGTGCCACCATggttaaaacaacaacagctgatgtgtctctgtgtttcagacaTCATAGAGAAGCTCTGTaagcctcctcctctgtgtcggCCGCTGGTCAGTCCCGACTACGCTCCGTTAGAGTGCATCCAGCTGATGAAGCAGTGCTGGAACGAGCAGCCGGAGAAGAGGCCCAGCTTCGAGGAGATCTTTGACCAGGTAGTTGAGCAAAATGTCTGCATCTAAATGCTTTGTAAGCTGATTTTAAACAAGTAAAACTAAATGCAGGAGTGaatgttgttgctgtttgttcGGGAGTTAAATACCTGTCGTTGGTTAATCAGGTAAAGTTTTACCTGTCTTCTCCTTCTCGCCCATATCTAAGTTTAAAGACATCAACAAGGGGAAGAAGACCAACATCATTGACTCCATGCTGCGGATGCTGGAGCAGTATTCGTCcaacctggaggagctgatCCGAGAGCGAACGGAGGAGCTGGAGATCGAGAAGCAGAAGACGGAGAAGCTGCTGACGCAGATGCTGCCTCCGTGAGTTTAACTCCTACACAACACAACGTCATTACAATTTATCCTGATcaatagtttaaataaaattcaaCCTACATCTTGAACTAGTGTTCGTCTTCTTCCTTTCAGATCTGTGGCAGAAGCTTTGAAAGTGGGCGGCACAGTCGAACCAGAGCACTTTGACCACGTGACACTTTACTTCAGCGACATCGTTGGGTTCACCACCATCTCAGCCAACAGCGAACCCATCGAGGTGGTCGACCTGCTCAACGACCTCTACACCATCTTCGACGCCATCATAGGAAACCACGACGTCTACAAGGTGGCCTCCACCTCTGTTAGCAAGAGGAATCAAATCCCTTTAAATCCCTTGTTTGctcattgtgttgtgttgttgtccaGGTGGAGACGATAGGTGATGCCTACATGGTGGCATCTGGACTTCCCGTCCCTAACGACAACCGTCACGCTGCCGAAATAGCGAACATGGCTCTGGACATCCTGAGCGCGGTGGGAACCTTCAAAATGAGACACATGCCTGATGTTCCCGTCAGGATACGAATCGGACTGCACACAGGTGAGTGTTGGACGTTAGGTAACTTACATTTAATCCTTGGATCCAAACCCTTTCACAAagcttgtttgtgttgtagGTCCATGTGTAGCAGGGGTGGTGGGTCTGACCATGCCTCGCTACTGTCTGTTTGGAGACACGGTGACCACTGCCTCTCGTATGGAGTCCAGCGGGATGCGTAAGTCACAGACCGACAATACATAGGACTGAAAGATTGTGTATAAAATAACCAGGCAGTGATTACTTGTTTCTGAACTAAAGCCTACAGGATCCATGTCCACGAGAGCACCGTGAAGGTCCTGCGGGATCTAAACCTCGGCTACAAGTGGGAATTAAGAGGCAGGACAGAAGTCAAGGTACAACTTCTTTATCAGGGACAAGAtttcaacagaaaacagcatCTCAACacctttctttgtctttcttctcagGGGAAAGGTGTGGAGGAGACCTATTGGCTCGTAGGGAGAGATGGGTTCACCAAACC from Hippoglossus stenolepis isolate QCI-W04-F060 chromosome 23, HSTE1.2, whole genome shotgun sequence carries:
- the gc2 gene encoding retinal guanylyl cyclase 2, which gives rise to MADESTSDKSAAPLFSSSPPLHPSLRGLLRFLLVLLCLLPRPAQAAWFKVGVVGPWGCDPLFAKALPHVAAQLAVNRINRDPSLSYAATFDYTVLQEPCETSRALEAFMGFHAKASGYIGPVNPGYCDAASMLSKGWNKALFPWGCVGYELDDVRSHPTFARSMARPTWVLLSIMHYFRWAHVAIISSSDGIWMETATKVADSLRSHGLPVRLVSFMENTPHGIRRTLAKVRKMSEIRVVVLCMHSALIGGTVQKLLLETAYDMQMTDGSLVFVPYDTLLYSLPYRNVTYPALKSNSKLLRAYDAVLTVTIESPQTSFYEAYREAMETGEVARTLKPQQVSPLFGTIYSSILFMAHAVHRVRQSGEWMSGGNLARHTHNLAFQGFSHPIKTNDSGAALLEYLILDTDGLSSELKPVYRIDMEVGMVRFLGRDIHFPRGYGPRRDSSCWFTPGVICSGGVDLLTAIRMFLGAIFFSVVSVALIYCVRRRINQILLVKSPNKILLTLADVTFINPSLSNKKLSRDDSRTSGMRSVSDRSLTSPVSTMTPATYENSNVVIYEGDWAWLKRLPDGTFSRINPKTSDVFELMKDMRHENINPFLGFFHDCGVFAIVTEFCSRGSLEDLLLNDDVKLDWMFKSSLLLDLIKGMKYLHHRGVSHARLKSGNCVVDGRFVLKITDFGYNEVLESQRFPYIEPPAEQLLWTAPEILRSGQPGLHGTLTGDVFSFAIIMQEVVIRGPPFCMLDLSAADIIEKLCKPPPLCRPLVSPDYAPLECIQLMKQCWNEQPEKRPSFEEIFDQFKDINKGKKTNIIDSMLRMLEQYSSNLEELIRERTEELEIEKQKTEKLLTQMLPPSVAEALKVGGTVEPEHFDHVTLYFSDIVGFTTISANSEPIEVVDLLNDLYTIFDAIIGNHDVYKVETIGDAYMVASGLPVPNDNRHAAEIANMALDILSAVGTFKMRHMPDVPVRIRIGLHTGPCVAGVVGLTMPRYCLFGDTVTTASRMESSGMPYRIHVHESTVKVLRDLNLGYKWELRGRTEVKGKGVEETYWLVGRDGFTKPLPVPPELKTREMAHGLQMAEIAQYKKRKAEKLQQEQLAKEKS